Proteins encoded in a region of the Elizabethkingia bruuniana genome:
- the ureA gene encoding urease subunit gamma: MHLTPRETEKLMLFMAGELALKRKARGLKLNYPESIALISHFLLEGARDGKKVAELMQEGAQILTKDDVMPGVAEMIHDVQIEATFPDGTKLVTVHNPIR, translated from the coding sequence ATGCATTTAACACCGAGAGAAACCGAGAAGCTTATGCTGTTCATGGCAGGAGAGCTTGCGCTAAAAAGAAAGGCCAGAGGCCTGAAACTAAATTATCCAGAATCAATAGCACTTATCAGCCATTTCCTACTAGAAGGGGCAAGAGATGGAAAAAAAGTTGCTGAACTGATGCAGGAAGGAGCACAGATTCTTACCAAAGATGATGTAATGCCGGGAGTGGCTGAAATGATCCACGATGTGCAAATAGAGGCAACATTCCCGGACGGGACAAAGTTGGTAACCGTACATAATCCAATCCGTTAA
- a CDS encoding helix-turn-helix transcriptional regulator, translating into MAKREQMLRLKLIEEFIRRKKGASFQDIYEFLSEKFQEKDLELSFTERTFQRDKKLIGEISGKEIRYNKGRNIYFLEDSSEEDIFDTILLMEAYRETEGKADIMLFEKRKSRGLHNLQDLVQAIKLQKCVSFVYRKFNDDKGTKKLVQPYALKEFKNRWYLLGNETSGKNFFIKTYGLDRMTDLLLTSIGFGKEDCDLEAAFENSFGIISSLGKEPENIILSMDAVQGNFLKSLPIHHSQKIISDNSEEVKISLRLVPSYDFIQELLTLTGLVKILEPESLRVKMNELLKTEF; encoded by the coding sequence ATGGCAAAACGGGAACAAATGCTTCGGTTGAAGCTGATAGAAGAATTTATACGAAGAAAGAAGGGAGCTTCTTTCCAGGATATTTATGAATTTTTGAGTGAAAAGTTTCAGGAAAAGGATCTGGAGCTAAGTTTTACCGAACGTACTTTTCAGCGGGATAAAAAACTTATCGGTGAGATATCGGGAAAAGAAATACGCTATAATAAGGGCCGTAATATTTATTTTCTGGAAGATTCGTCCGAAGAAGATATATTCGATACTATATTGCTAATGGAAGCCTATCGGGAAACAGAAGGGAAAGCGGATATCATGTTGTTCGAGAAAAGAAAATCCCGTGGGCTGCATAATCTTCAGGACTTAGTACAGGCGATAAAGCTCCAGAAATGTGTAAGCTTTGTCTATCGGAAGTTTAATGATGATAAAGGAACTAAAAAGCTGGTACAGCCCTATGCGCTGAAAGAATTTAAAAACCGGTGGTATCTTTTGGGAAATGAAACCAGCGGGAAAAACTTTTTTATAAAAACATATGGTCTGGACAGGATGACAGATTTGCTGCTTACCTCAATAGGGTTCGGTAAAGAAGATTGTGATCTTGAGGCGGCCTTTGAGAACTCATTTGGTATTATTTCAAGTCTGGGCAAAGAGCCGGAAAATATTATTTTATCTATGGATGCTGTTCAGGGAAATTTCCTGAAATCATTGCCTATACATCATTCTCAAAAAATCATTTCAGATAATAGCGAAGAAGTGAAAATAAGTCTTAGACTTGTTCCCAGCTATGATTTCATTCAGGAGCTTCTTACACTGACAGGATTAGTAAAAATACTAGAACCAGAGAGTTTAAGGGTTAAAATGAATGAATTATTGAAAACGGAATTTTAA
- a CDS encoding sulfatase, which translates to MNININQIILGLVLFTTSVHGQNKNNVSSKEQKPNIIFIMTDDHSKSAMSAYSHDLIETPHLDKIAEKGIKFNNAFVTNSICGPSRAVFLTGKFSHINGFKSNDEDVFDGSQPTLPKYLKEAGYYTSIIGKWHLGSVPQGFDKFDILIDQGEYYSPRFFNGKDTVVVPGYTTELITEKAIQLFEEQKNSGKPIFLMLHEKAPHRNWLPNTKDLNNVKDKEFPLPETFFDDYSTRSQAAFKQDMRIENMFLGYDLKVYLKQAKDETGTGGDSRNNSFTWLGGDLSRMTKEQRQAWDKYYKPISDAYYTNKPIGTDLLKWKYNRYMNDYLKTVKSVDDNVGELMEYLKKNGLDKNTLIIYTSDQGFFLGEHGWYDKRFMYEPSLQIPLVMSYPGHIKENITENALVQNVDLAPTILKAAGLPVPNDMQGNSLTPFFSGEKVKKWKDKLYYHYYENTVHHVEKHLGIRTKQYKLIYFYDIKDWELYDLSKDPNEVKNLYHDPRYKKTSDKLKLELKALIKKYKDTTTVEF; encoded by the coding sequence ATGAATATAAATATTAATCAGATTATCCTTGGGCTGGTACTCTTTACCACAAGTGTACACGGGCAGAATAAAAATAATGTAAGCAGTAAGGAACAGAAGCCGAATATTATTTTTATCATGACAGACGATCATTCTAAAAGTGCTATGAGTGCCTACTCACATGATCTTATAGAAACACCTCATCTGGATAAAATAGCAGAGAAAGGAATCAAATTTAACAATGCATTTGTTACTAATTCTATATGCGGACCTTCAAGAGCTGTTTTTTTAACTGGAAAATTCAGTCATATTAATGGTTTTAAATCCAATGATGAAGATGTCTTTGACGGAAGCCAGCCAACATTGCCGAAATATCTGAAAGAAGCTGGTTATTATACTTCAATTATCGGAAAATGGCATTTGGGATCAGTACCTCAGGGATTTGATAAGTTTGATATACTGATTGATCAGGGAGAATATTATTCGCCACGTTTCTTTAACGGAAAAGATACAGTGGTCGTTCCGGGGTATACAACAGAGCTGATTACTGAAAAGGCTATTCAGCTTTTTGAAGAACAAAAAAACTCAGGTAAGCCTATATTTCTAATGCTCCATGAAAAAGCACCACACCGCAACTGGCTGCCTAATACAAAAGACCTGAATAATGTAAAAGATAAAGAATTTCCTTTGCCTGAAACTTTTTTTGATGATTACAGCACTCGTTCGCAGGCTGCCTTTAAACAGGATATGAGAATTGAAAATATGTTTTTGGGGTATGATCTGAAAGTCTACCTGAAACAAGCAAAAGATGAAACCGGAACGGGAGGAGATTCACGTAATAATTCTTTTACATGGTTGGGCGGAGATTTATCCAGAATGACTAAAGAACAACGACAGGCATGGGACAAATATTACAAGCCTATTTCAGATGCTTATTACACTAATAAACCAATTGGAACAGATTTACTGAAATGGAAATACAACAGGTATATGAATGATTATCTGAAAACCGTAAAATCTGTTGATGATAATGTAGGGGAACTTATGGAGTATCTGAAAAAGAACGGACTGGATAAAAATACATTGATTATTTATACATCCGATCAGGGCTTTTTCCTTGGAGAGCACGGTTGGTATGATAAACGTTTTATGTATGAACCTTCGCTGCAGATTCCTTTGGTAATGAGCTATCCGGGACATATTAAAGAAAATATAACCGAAAACGCTTTGGTACAGAATGTAGATTTGGCGCCAACGATACTGAAGGCTGCAGGTTTACCTGTCCCGAATGATATGCAGGGGAATTCCCTGACACCATTTTTTTCAGGGGAAAAAGTAAAGAAGTGGAAAGATAAATTGTATTATCATTATTATGAGAATACAGTTCATCATGTAGAAAAGCACCTTGGAATCCGTACAAAGCAATATAAGCTGATCTATTTCTATGATATTAAAGACTGGGAGCTTTATGATCTCAGTAAAGACCCTAATGAGGTTAAAAACCTGTATCATGATCCACGTTATAAAAAGACTTCGGATAAGCTAAAGCTGGAATTAAAAGCACTGATCAAAAAGTATAAAGATACTACAACTGTTGAGTTTTAA
- the frr gene encoding ribosome recycling factor: MEELELIVASVKQEMDAAIKHLDYAFQKIRAGRASTAMVQDVMVEYYGAPTPLNQVANVSVPDAMTIAIQPWDRTAINAIEKGIIVSNLGFAPSNNGEMIILNVPPLTEERRKELAKQAKSEMESTKVTIRNARQDGNKELKRLEGVSEDVIKSTEAEIQELTDAYIKKAEELLKVKEAEIMKV; this comes from the coding sequence ATGGAAGAATTAGAACTCATCGTAGCATCGGTAAAGCAGGAAATGGATGCTGCAATCAAGCACTTGGACTATGCTTTTCAGAAAATCAGAGCGGGTAGAGCTTCTACTGCTATGGTACAGGATGTTATGGTAGAGTACTATGGTGCTCCGACTCCTCTTAATCAGGTTGCTAACGTTTCTGTTCCGGATGCTATGACTATTGCAATCCAGCCTTGGGACAGAACTGCAATTAATGCTATTGAAAAAGGAATTATTGTTTCCAATTTAGGTTTTGCACCTTCTAATAATGGTGAAATGATTATCCTGAATGTTCCGCCTTTAACAGAAGAAAGAAGAAAGGAACTTGCAAAGCAGGCTAAATCTGAAATGGAGTCTACAAAAGTTACGATTCGTAATGCACGTCAGGACGGAAACAAAGAACTAAAAAGACTTGAAGGCGTTTCTGAAGATGTTATTAAGAGTACTGAAGCTGAAATTCAGGAACTTACTGATGCTTACATTAAAAAAGCTGAAGAGCTGTTAAAAGTGAAAGAAGCTGAAATTATGAAAGTATAA
- the pyrH gene encoding UMP kinase, with product MKYKRILLKLSGEALMGNQEYGIDSQRLKDYATEIKKVVDLGCEVAIVIGGGNIFRGVSGAAAGMDRVQGDYMGMLATVINGMALQGALEDQGIKTRLQSAIEMDKVAEPFIKRRAVRHLEKGRVVIFGAGTGNPYFTTDTAATLRAIEINADVILKGTRVDGIYDKDPEKNENAVKFENLSFEEVFAKNLKVMDMTAFTLSHENKLPIIVFDMNKEGNLTRLVEGENVGTLVN from the coding sequence ATGAAATATAAAAGAATTCTCCTAAAACTAAGCGGCGAAGCCCTTATGGGAAATCAGGAATATGGTATCGATAGCCAGAGACTGAAAGATTACGCAACGGAAATTAAGAAAGTGGTAGATTTAGGTTGCGAGGTTGCAATTGTAATAGGAGGAGGAAATATTTTCAGAGGTGTATCTGGTGCTGCGGCAGGAATGGACAGAGTACAGGGTGACTATATGGGAATGCTGGCAACTGTTATCAACGGAATGGCATTACAGGGAGCTTTGGAAGATCAGGGGATTAAAACACGTCTTCAGTCTGCTATTGAAATGGATAAGGTTGCAGAACCATTCATTAAAAGGAGAGCAGTAAGACACCTTGAAAAAGGAAGAGTTGTAATCTTCGGTGCTGGAACCGGTAATCCTTACTTCACAACTGATACAGCTGCAACATTACGTGCTATCGAAATCAACGCAGATGTTATTCTTAAAGGTACACGTGTAGATGGTATTTACGATAAAGACCCTGAGAAAAATGAAAACGCTGTTAAGTTTGAAAACCTTAGCTTCGAAGAAGTTTTCGCAAAAAATCTTAAAGTAATGGATATGACAGCATTTACTTTAAGTCATGAAAATAAATTGCCTATTATTGTATTCGATATGAATAAAGAAGGCAACCTTACACGTTTGGTAGAAGGTGAAAATGTAGGAACACTAGTAAACTAA
- the cmk gene encoding (d)CMP kinase, with translation MTKKPVIAIDGFSSTGKSSISKIIARELGIIHMDTGALYRGITVFAIQHYLENNNINIPLLISHLNDISLEFRNIDGNLQLFLNNKNIDAEIRDPKVSDYVSEVAKQPEVRAFLLSMQRQMAENGGIVMDGRDIGTVVLPDADYKFFMTASPDERAMRRYKELLAGGTEADLEEVKANLLMRDKIDSERETSPLKQADDAILIDNTCLNKEETIALILSYIR, from the coding sequence ATGACGAAGAAACCTGTAATTGCCATAGACGGATTTTCATCCACCGGAAAAAGTTCAATTTCCAAAATTATCGCCAGAGAATTAGGAATTATCCACATGGATACCGGCGCGCTTTATCGTGGTATTACAGTATTCGCTATTCAGCACTATCTGGAAAACAACAACATTAATATTCCTTTACTTATCAGTCATCTTAATGACATCAGCTTAGAGTTCAGAAATATTGATGGAAATCTTCAGCTGTTCTTAAATAACAAGAATATCGATGCTGAAATAAGAGATCCGAAAGTATCCGACTATGTAAGTGAGGTAGCAAAGCAACCTGAAGTAAGAGCTTTTCTGTTGTCTATGCAAAGACAAATGGCAGAAAACGGCGGAATTGTAATGGACGGAAGAGATATTGGCACCGTAGTATTGCCTGATGCTGATTACAAATTTTTTATGACAGCAAGTCCGGATGAGCGTGCTATGCGCAGATATAAGGAATTATTGGCAGGTGGTACAGAAGCAGATCTGGAGGAGGTGAAAGCTAATTTACTAATGCGTGACAAAATTGACAGTGAACGCGAAACTTCACCATTAAAGCAGGCCGATGATGCTATTCTTATAGATAACACCTGTTTGAACAAAGAAGAAACTATTGCTTTAATATTGTCATATATCCGATAA
- a CDS encoding YtxH domain-containing protein translates to MAKGKNTAGILAGLLAGAAAGVVLGMLYAPEEGKATRKKIRSKANDLKDQAKDKYGDVSEKVKDQYNTFASQAKDTYNKVTESVKEGLDKYKTQAADKAKEVAKDIETELDGLK, encoded by the coding sequence ATGGCAAAAGGAAAGAACACAGCAGGAATATTAGCAGGATTATTAGCAGGTGCAGCAGCAGGAGTTGTTTTAGGAATGCTTTACGCACCAGAAGAAGGAAAAGCAACACGTAAAAAAATAAGATCAAAAGCAAACGATCTGAAAGATCAGGCTAAAGATAAATACGGAGATGTATCTGAGAAAGTAAAAGATCAGTACAATACTTTTGCTTCTCAGGCTAAAGATACTTATAACAAAGTAACAGAAAGCGTAAAAGAGGGTTTAGATAAATACAAAACTCAGGCTGCAGATAAAGCTAAAGAAGTAGCAAAAGACATTGAAACTGAATTAGATGGTCTTAAATAA
- a CDS encoding phage holin family protein: protein MFDIIFDYIEKKIDLLKLEVSEKTVISAGFLTFLTCALIALIFFVVLFNIGLAFWLGKMMGNYSYGFFAVSGFYLLCLILIIIFRNNIKRTVANFILKSFND from the coding sequence ATGTTTGACATTATTTTCGACTATATAGAGAAAAAAATTGACCTCTTAAAGTTAGAAGTAAGTGAAAAAACAGTCATTTCGGCAGGGTTTCTTACCTTTCTGACATGTGCTCTGATTGCTCTTATCTTCTTCGTTGTTCTGTTTAACATTGGGCTGGCCTTCTGGCTGGGTAAAATGATGGGTAATTATTCTTATGGTTTCTTCGCTGTTTCTGGTTTTTATCTGCTATGCCTTATATTAATCATTATCTTCAGAAACAATATAAAAAGAACCGTAGCGAATTTTATTTTAAAATCTTTTAACGATTAA
- a CDS encoding GLPGLI family protein, whose amino-acid sequence MKNLSTFLFILLFSIAFSQTHRFVYELQTNKNDKVQKINMTLDIDKDYVHFYDYDFLKNDSLRKKDGGNWQTNTRSGQLVLRKRNSFENKSFHDNMFDYFVVDSKDEMTWKIKNETKKSGEYTLQKAETNFGGRSWEAWFNPGIPFQEGPYKFRGLPGLIFEIRDSKGDYSYSLVKSTNLPNTFDTSDFLETHFGKKPVPVTLKQFNKVKLDYYNDPVADMRRLLKGGGTVMIGGEKITSQEQLDQKRIFIQNSIVNNYNPIELDQAIPYPAK is encoded by the coding sequence ATGAAGAACTTATCAACATTTTTATTCATATTGCTTTTTAGCATTGCATTTTCACAAACACATAGGTTTGTCTATGAATTGCAGACGAATAAAAATGATAAAGTCCAGAAAATTAATATGACTTTGGACATTGATAAGGATTATGTACATTTTTATGACTATGATTTCCTGAAGAATGATTCCCTCCGTAAAAAGGATGGTGGAAACTGGCAGACCAATACAAGATCGGGGCAATTGGTTCTGAGAAAACGCAATAGCTTTGAGAATAAGTCTTTCCACGACAATATGTTCGATTATTTTGTTGTAGATTCTAAAGACGAGATGACCTGGAAAATAAAAAATGAAACTAAAAAGTCCGGAGAATATACATTACAAAAAGCAGAGACCAATTTTGGTGGAAGGTCTTGGGAAGCTTGGTTTAATCCGGGGATTCCTTTTCAGGAAGGTCCGTATAAATTTCGAGGGCTACCAGGGTTGATTTTTGAAATCAGAGATAGTAAAGGTGATTATTCCTATTCGCTAGTTAAAAGCACTAATCTTCCAAATACTTTTGATACCAGTGATTTTCTGGAAACGCATTTTGGTAAAAAGCCTGTTCCTGTTACGTTAAAACAATTTAATAAAGTAAAGCTGGATTATTATAATGATCCGGTGGCTGATATGAGAAGGCTGCTAAAAGGTGGTGGTACTGTAATGATCGGAGGAGAAAAAATCACCAGCCAGGAACAACTCGATCAGAAAAGAATTTTTATACAAAATAGTATTGTAAATAATTATAATCCAATAGAGCTGGATCAGGCGATACCTTATCCGGCTAAATAG
- a CDS encoding RNA methyltransferase, translating to MLTHNTIKTLQSLDKKKFRQKYNLFLVEGNKIIRELPNSAFKIQTVYSVNPNELAFKDIEVHQITEPELKKISFLQHPKDSVAVCIPVEQKLNNEKKIRLVLDGIQDPGNMGTIIRLADWFGIEEIVCSEDTVDFYNPKVIQASMGSFTRVNIVYTDLSEFLQDKNTPNYITDMDGENVFQSDFPEAFNLILGNEGNGIRPVTEALADKKITIPRFGSKQNTESLNVAMATGIILGQIFGSK from the coding sequence ATGCTTACCCATAATACCATTAAAACTTTACAATCTCTAGATAAAAAGAAATTCAGACAAAAATACAATTTGTTTTTAGTTGAAGGTAATAAAATCATTAGAGAATTACCAAATTCAGCATTCAAAATTCAGACCGTTTACTCTGTAAATCCCAATGAATTAGCTTTTAAAGATATAGAGGTTCACCAAATTACTGAACCTGAGTTAAAAAAAATAAGTTTCCTTCAGCATCCGAAAGATTCTGTAGCAGTATGTATTCCTGTGGAACAGAAACTAAATAATGAAAAGAAAATACGCTTGGTTTTAGATGGTATTCAGGATCCCGGAAATATGGGAACTATTATTCGTCTTGCAGACTGGTTCGGGATTGAAGAAATTGTATGCAGCGAGGATACGGTAGATTTTTATAATCCGAAAGTAATACAAGCTTCCATGGGATCATTTACCCGTGTGAATATTGTATATACAGATCTTTCAGAGTTTTTACAGGATAAGAATACACCCAATTATATCACTGATATGGATGGAGAAAATGTTTTCCAGTCAGATTTTCCGGAAGCATTTAATCTTATTTTAGGTAATGAAGGAAACGGAATCCGTCCTGTAACAGAAGCACTTGCTGATAAAAAGATTACAATCCCGCGTTTTGGTAGCAAACAAAATACTGAAAGTTTGAATGTAGCGATGGCTACCGGAATTATACTAGGTCAGATTTTTGGCTCAAAATAA
- a CDS encoding BamA/TamA family outer membrane protein — translation MGKHSSKYFQKYYLFSAPAIAFFLLNACSTRKVPEDSYLLTSNKFQYKDGKLFEDKVPDFVNQKPNKKFLFVAPIGLWAYNIANPKLDTILNEYMTYPSQMRTQKLRDSIALKYNRPNLVGKNLFWDRFLHNVGQQPVILNEAATEKSADKIRKFFVYKGYWDAKVTGTNKIDSTGKKASALYQIEHKDPTLVKDYYYNIPEEPIRLLYEQNFPKSFIKTGKVLDQEDLEKEVSRINDIMRSNGYYNFNGSNEEIFFTADSLKSRKDVPLTLEFKRDSAQDGKQKNPYVISKFSDVNVYISDDQVNKGDLKPENYETLRKINFYNPDKKYKNRALWTAVVLREGDKYNQREIDLTKRNLVGMNNFNINKFEIVQEQDSLLKTDIYLTPLPKYEFKIATDVHYSQILNLGFSPSVELTTRNIFGGAENLSTSFSGIIGTTNNATNPKTYFNAYELSAQVALNVPRLLVPFKYYKFIPKRYTPTSSIVVGSSIQNNIGLGRISFNMGLNYNAAVNDIITHRLTLFNTQFNFTRNKDKYYELFPRDDVYRSLMFGKYFVQNLALAEQYSTGRITTDEVSRIIMSDVNYQNSIDAKNDPVFINFQQSLLNKERQTQDVVINSMIYNFTYNEIGNKAYPNPSYLSFKFETAGNFLSLIDKSFKSFTTGIAGENSEKGLFGVPYAQFMKFDVDARKYFSFSNSRRTLVFRQFIGVGIPYGNSHVMPYMRSYFNGGSSDIRAWLAFGGLGPADIQVDQSVRSYMLDNVKLTTNIEYRFPISKIVEGALFTDAGNIWSLKNTGIGDEFKFNRFYKQLGIGSGFGFRFNIAYVTLRLDLAYKIYDPNMPEGDRWNFKRIKPLQPTFNFAFGYPF, via the coding sequence ATGGGTAAGCATTCTTCAAAATATTTTCAAAAATATTACTTATTTTCGGCACCTGCAATTGCATTTTTTTTGCTCAATGCATGTTCCACCCGAAAAGTACCTGAAGACTCCTATTTACTAACCTCTAATAAATTTCAGTACAAAGACGGCAAATTGTTTGAGGATAAGGTTCCGGACTTTGTTAATCAGAAACCCAACAAAAAATTTCTGTTTGTTGCCCCTATTGGTTTATGGGCTTATAACATTGCTAATCCCAAACTGGATACTATACTGAACGAGTATATGACGTATCCCAGTCAGATGAGAACCCAAAAGCTGAGGGATTCCATTGCCTTAAAATACAATCGCCCTAATCTTGTTGGTAAAAATCTTTTCTGGGACAGGTTCCTGCATAATGTAGGACAGCAGCCTGTTATATTAAATGAGGCTGCTACAGAAAAAAGTGCTGACAAAATCAGAAAATTCTTTGTCTACAAAGGCTATTGGGATGCTAAAGTAACCGGAACTAATAAAATAGATTCTACAGGAAAAAAAGCATCTGCACTTTACCAGATAGAACATAAAGATCCTACTCTGGTTAAGGATTATTATTATAATATTCCGGAAGAGCCTATCCGTTTGCTTTATGAGCAAAACTTTCCTAAAAGTTTTATAAAAACCGGTAAAGTACTGGATCAGGAAGATCTGGAAAAAGAAGTTTCCCGTATTAATGATATCATGCGGAGTAATGGCTATTATAATTTTAATGGTTCTAATGAAGAAATATTCTTTACTGCGGATTCTCTGAAAAGCAGAAAGGATGTTCCCTTAACTCTGGAGTTCAAAAGAGACAGTGCACAGGACGGAAAGCAAAAAAATCCTTATGTAATCAGCAAATTCTCGGATGTTAATGTGTATATTTCCGACGATCAGGTAAATAAAGGCGATCTAAAGCCTGAGAATTACGAAACACTGAGAAAAATAAATTTCTACAACCCTGATAAAAAATATAAAAACAGAGCATTGTGGACTGCAGTTGTTCTAAGGGAAGGAGATAAATATAACCAACGGGAAATAGACCTTACAAAAAGGAATCTTGTGGGAATGAATAACTTCAACATCAACAAGTTTGAAATTGTACAGGAACAGGATAGTCTATTAAAGACCGATATCTATCTAACTCCGCTACCAAAATATGAGTTTAAAATCGCAACGGATGTCCACTACTCCCAGATTCTTAACTTAGGTTTCTCTCCGAGTGTAGAACTTACAACACGTAATATATTCGGTGGAGCAGAAAACCTTAGTACCAGTTTTTCAGGAATTATCGGAACAACCAACAATGCTACAAATCCAAAAACTTATTTTAATGCCTACGAACTTTCTGCACAGGTTGCTCTGAATGTTCCAAGGTTATTGGTTCCGTTTAAATACTACAAATTTATTCCCAAAAGATATACTCCAACTTCATCTATTGTTGTAGGATCATCTATACAAAACAACATTGGTCTGGGCAGGATAAGCTTTAATATGGGGCTTAACTACAATGCTGCAGTTAATGATATTATTACACATCGTTTAACACTTTTCAACACCCAGTTTAACTTTACCCGTAATAAAGACAAATATTACGAACTATTCCCTAGGGACGATGTCTATAGATCTTTAATGTTTGGAAAATACTTTGTACAAAATCTGGCACTTGCAGAGCAATATTCTACCGGAAGAATAACTACGGATGAGGTCAGTAGAATTATTATGAGCGATGTAAATTATCAGAACTCTATTGATGCTAAAAATGACCCCGTATTTATCAACTTCCAGCAATCATTGCTTAACAAAGAGCGACAGACTCAGGATGTAGTGATCAATTCCATGATCTATAATTTCACCTATAATGAGATTGGTAACAAGGCTTATCCAAACCCGTCTTATCTTAGTTTCAAATTTGAAACAGCTGGTAATTTCTTAAGTCTTATAGATAAAAGCTTCAAAAGCTTTACTACTGGTATAGCAGGTGAAAATTCAGAAAAAGGATTATTTGGAGTACCTTATGCACAGTTCATGAAGTTTGATGTAGATGCCCGAAAATATTTCAGTTTCTCTAACAGCAGAAGAACATTAGTTTTCAGACAATTCATCGGAGTTGGTATTCCTTATGGAAACTCTCATGTTATGCCTTATATGAGGTCTTATTTCAACGGAGGATCCAGTGATATCAGAGCCTGGCTTGCATTTGGAGGTTTAGGTCCTGCAGATATTCAGGTTGACCAGAGTGTACGTTCTTATATGCTGGATAATGTAAAACTAACCACCAATATCGAATACCGTTTTCCTATTTCCAAAATTGTAGAAGGAGCACTATTTACTGATGCAGGAAATATTTGGAGCTTAAAAAACACAGGAATCGGTGATGAGTTCAAGTTCAACAGGTTTTATAAGCAATTAGGTATTGGCTCCGGATTCGGATTCAGATTTAACATTGCTTATGTTACTCTAAGATTGGATCTTGCTTATAAAATATACGATCCTAATATGCCAGAAGGAGATCGTTGGAATTTTAAAAGAATAAAACCACTGCAGCCAACCTTTAACTTTGCATTTGGTTATCCGTTCTAG